Proteins found in one Candidatus Bathyanammoxibius amoris genomic segment:
- a CDS encoding SpoIID/LytB domain-containing protein encodes MGGFNLRVDCECGHPTLRKRALLPIILTLYLSSCGKPAAEYKYEAIWRKAPEVQVVLLKDAKTARLALHAPYRLVNMNSGKTLLRGNGLGETSVSFSGSAFILGRESFRAAGVKLVCRRDGAVELNGTRYRGEVSLVAAPLNRLKALNRLSVEEYIRGVLGSEMPNYWDKEALMAQAICIRTYALDMKMSDKKLSSLHLAYRGTTNENWRLDKIVEETKGIVMFYKGKLFPAYFHSTCGGHTEDAAHVFGNKGLAPLSGVECGFCDRSKYYQWEADINKADIEEKLKKKYPGLKGVSTVVPANPGPGGHSSTVVIKHDGGELKMGANQFRLLVGPNVLYSTAFSAQESGPVIKFTGSGWGHGVGMCQYGAEGMAEKGAQWYQILRHYYPGAKFVKVYQ; translated from the coding sequence TTGGGAGGATTTAATCTGAGAGTTGACTGCGAGTGCGGCCACCCCACACTCAGGAAGAGGGCGTTACTCCCTATTATATTAACCCTCTATCTTTCATCCTGCGGGAAACCAGCCGCTGAATATAAATACGAGGCCATCTGGCGTAAAGCCCCGGAGGTGCAGGTGGTGTTATTGAAAGACGCAAAAACCGCCAGGCTGGCGCTGCACGCGCCATACAGGCTGGTTAACATGAACAGCGGCAAGACACTTCTTAGAGGCAACGGGCTTGGAGAAACAAGTGTCTCTTTCAGCGGCAGCGCGTTTATACTCGGGAGAGAGAGTTTTCGCGCAGCCGGTGTTAAGCTTGTTTGCCGCAGGGACGGTGCGGTGGAGCTGAACGGCACCCGTTATCGCGGAGAGGTCTCTCTCGTCGCAGCGCCTTTGAACAGGTTGAAAGCCCTCAACCGCCTCAGCGTGGAGGAATATATCAGGGGCGTCCTGGGGAGCGAGATGCCCAATTACTGGGACAAGGAGGCATTGATGGCCCAGGCCATATGCATAAGGACCTACGCACTCGACATGAAAATGAGCGACAAGAAACTCAGCTCCCTGCATCTGGCCTATCGCGGAACCACAAACGAGAATTGGAGACTTGACAAGATAGTGGAGGAGACCAAGGGTATAGTCATGTTCTATAAAGGCAAGCTCTTTCCCGCCTATTTCCACAGCACCTGCGGCGGGCATACGGAGGACGCCGCCCATGTGTTCGGTAACAAGGGCCTGGCACCCCTCAGTGGCGTAGAATGCGGATTCTGTGACAGGTCTAAATACTACCAATGGGAAGCAGACATTAACAAGGCCGATATTGAAGAGAAACTAAAAAAGAAATACCCGGGACTGAAAGGGGTCTCCACCGTAGTGCCCGCCAACCCCGGGCCTGGCGGGCACAGCTCCACGGTAGTGATAAAACACGACGGTGGAGAGCTGAAAATGGGAGCCAACCAGTTTCGTCTCCTGGTGGGCCCAAACGTCCTGTACTCTACCGCCTTTTCCGCGCAGGAAAGCGGCCCTGTGATAAAATTTACCGGGAGTGGATGGGGACACGGTGTGGGTATGTGTCAATATGGCGCAGAAGGGATGGCAGAAAAAGGCGCTCAATGGTACCAGATACTGAGACACTATTACCCCGGGGCAAAGTTTGTAAAGGTTTATCAGTAA
- the yajC gene encoding preprotein translocase subunit YajC: MIFLAQAPVHPSVFWATMVPFLIMATIIYLFIIRPQKTKEARRLEMLAGIKKNDKVITSGGVHGTVLNVKETELVLLIDTNKDIKIKIERDAVTSVLNKGEKDSEG, from the coding sequence ATGATTTTCCTAGCTCAAGCACCAGTCCACCCGTCTGTGTTCTGGGCCACTATGGTGCCATTTCTAATAATGGCCACTATCATCTATTTGTTTATCATCAGACCCCAGAAGACAAAAGAGGCGCGGAGACTGGAGATGCTTGCCGGCATAAAGAAGAACGACAAGGTAATAACCAGTGGGGGTGTACACGGCACGGTTCTTAACGTCAAGGAAACGGAACTTGTGCTTCTGATAGACACCAACAAAGATATTAAAATAAAGATAGAAAGAGACGCCGTTACGTCTGTGCTGAATAAGGGAGAGAAAGACAGTGAGGGCTGA
- the secD gene encoding protein translocase subunit SecD, protein MPKEIYRWKMPLIVILIAVAIFALYPPTNKVMKVEKIKEVDGQVVEREIIEKSWMTFLMGKPVRKEVIIREEIGADGKKITEKIVEEIARGRVKLGLDLRGGSELTYKVRISPAEDKPGITQEVIDVLEKRIDPRGIMEYRIQEQGYHRILIQVPGASHYETEKLKERIVRLGKLEFRIGAPRDSKEYKDALEGKPVAGYYKHWVGKKKGETGELTEEWYLVRNKIELSGENLSRVYPDRKNVQPVVGFEFNTEGKAKFSQLTERNIGKPLAIILDDILYSSPVIRERIPGRGIIEGNFTQEEVNNLLAIMRAGSLPADLDLEMEISVGPSLGRDSIRHGLTAGLVGGAFVVFFMATYYLGAGLVANMALGLNMLLVIGTLALLGATLTLPGIAGLVLIVGMAVDANVLIFERIREEINRGKAIPQALKTGYEKAFTTIIDSNLTTLITALILYAVGTGPVKGFGITLTIGLLVNLFTAIFVTRVIFEILDMKAFRMLQFFQRPHLQLLSFFKVTALASVVLIAIGLTVFTWRGNDKYDIDFTGGTLVHLQLADPTPTGAVRDALANAGYDNAEVQGIWDTATVSAAEASEFGIRIKGISDEKASEKLENDVKKALGNRLGDMAFGATPAILKLTLQAPAEESELRAQLANMGYTNEDIISLYPVGVTTKSFKITVPTLRDINARVETTELLSQGIPGLAFNEVNLSFGEMREVAPQAVAPGMMPIARGGLECDLSSPVDPQLLELELERWGFTDVVVIMREERTRKARSSRLEIRGPVNTLTEIKEGMEKTVKLPAFTFLTDTSLRIELDSPQEKQVLKDHLTALGVTRLISLNAPSESFSIEMNPLSASKVQEKISDDIIDTFKDSFLHEKTGVSFEDLPETAGAEGSATEPEAAESLVLMTPGKPMIKERIEDILSKAGYAGALAETLEPGKTYRSVKIRIKTTEVEAMKADLTKALMVTDPLKRVVSIGSTVAGEMKNRAVLALIFALFAIIIYIWIRFGEIKFGVAAVLALIHDVLFAMGAVAVAGCYPAIFGDVKMNLAMVASFLTLIGYSLNDTIVVFDRIRENMAGKKTVSEELVNESINQTLNRTVITSVTTFFVISSLYFLGGTEIHGFAFVMMVGVVVGTYSSIFVASPVLVYWSTVRKGFGFVFLVLTAPLWIPWKVIKSLLGGGSSIRPRRA, encoded by the coding sequence ATGCCTAAGGAAATCTACCGCTGGAAGATGCCACTTATAGTAATCTTGATTGCCGTTGCCATCTTTGCCCTTTATCCGCCGACCAACAAGGTGATGAAGGTTGAGAAGATAAAGGAAGTCGACGGGCAGGTCGTGGAACGGGAAATAATAGAAAAGTCGTGGATGACCTTTTTGATGGGGAAACCTGTCCGCAAAGAGGTTATCATCAGGGAGGAAATTGGCGCTGACGGCAAGAAAATAACCGAAAAAATTGTGGAAGAGATAGCCAGGGGTAGAGTAAAGCTGGGTCTGGACCTCAGGGGTGGGTCTGAGCTCACATACAAGGTAAGGATCTCACCCGCTGAGGATAAGCCGGGGATTACCCAGGAGGTTATAGACGTACTGGAGAAGAGAATAGACCCCAGAGGCATAATGGAGTACAGGATACAGGAGCAGGGATACCACCGCATCCTTATTCAGGTTCCGGGCGCCAGCCACTACGAGACAGAAAAGCTCAAGGAGCGGATAGTGCGGCTGGGGAAGCTTGAATTCAGGATTGGCGCGCCAAGAGACTCTAAGGAGTACAAAGACGCCCTCGAGGGTAAACCCGTGGCGGGTTACTACAAGCATTGGGTCGGAAAAAAGAAGGGAGAGACGGGCGAGCTTACGGAAGAATGGTACCTGGTACGGAACAAGATAGAGCTCAGCGGAGAGAATTTGTCCAGGGTCTATCCCGACCGCAAGAACGTGCAACCCGTAGTAGGCTTTGAGTTTAATACCGAGGGCAAGGCAAAGTTCAGCCAGCTCACCGAGCGGAATATCGGGAAGCCGCTTGCCATTATTCTCGACGATATACTGTACTCCTCGCCGGTTATCCGCGAGCGTATACCGGGCCGGGGCATTATCGAGGGGAACTTCACACAGGAAGAGGTCAATAATCTCCTGGCTATTATGCGGGCAGGAAGCCTTCCGGCCGACCTTGACCTGGAAATGGAAATAAGCGTAGGCCCCAGCCTGGGTAGAGATTCTATCAGACACGGTCTAACGGCAGGTCTTGTGGGTGGCGCATTTGTCGTGTTCTTCATGGCGACATATTATCTTGGCGCGGGCCTGGTCGCCAACATGGCGCTGGGTTTAAACATGCTTCTTGTCATAGGGACCCTGGCACTTTTAGGAGCCACGCTGACCCTTCCCGGTATCGCGGGACTGGTGTTGATTGTAGGTATGGCGGTAGACGCCAACGTGCTGATCTTTGAGAGAATCAGGGAAGAGATAAACAGGGGTAAGGCAATACCGCAGGCGCTGAAGACCGGTTACGAAAAGGCATTTACCACAATTATCGACTCGAACCTGACCACACTTATCACCGCCCTCATACTCTACGCCGTGGGTACCGGTCCCGTTAAGGGTTTCGGTATAACCCTGACGATCGGCCTCCTGGTCAACCTCTTTACCGCCATATTCGTTACCAGGGTGATATTTGAGATCCTGGACATGAAGGCGTTCAGGATGTTACAGTTCTTCCAGAGACCACACCTGCAACTCCTCAGTTTCTTTAAGGTGACGGCCCTGGCATCGGTCGTGTTGATTGCCATCGGGCTGACGGTCTTTACGTGGCGGGGCAACGACAAGTACGATATAGACTTTACGGGTGGCACGCTGGTACATCTACAACTGGCTGACCCCACACCAACCGGGGCCGTAAGGGACGCATTGGCCAACGCAGGCTATGACAACGCAGAGGTCCAGGGCATCTGGGATACAGCCACCGTATCTGCGGCAGAGGCGTCAGAGTTTGGAATAAGGATAAAGGGCATAAGCGATGAAAAGGCCTCCGAGAAACTGGAAAACGACGTCAAAAAGGCCCTTGGCAACCGGTTGGGCGATATGGCGTTCGGCGCGACGCCCGCAATTTTGAAGCTGACACTGCAGGCCCCGGCAGAGGAATCTGAACTCAGAGCACAGCTTGCCAACATGGGATATACCAACGAGGACATAATATCACTTTATCCCGTCGGTGTAACGACTAAGAGCTTTAAGATTACCGTACCAACCTTAAGAGATATAAATGCGCGTGTTGAGACCACGGAACTTCTTTCCCAGGGTATACCAGGTCTGGCCTTTAACGAGGTAAACCTAAGTTTTGGAGAGATGAGAGAGGTAGCGCCCCAGGCAGTTGCGCCGGGGATGATGCCCATCGCCCGGGGCGGGCTTGAATGTGACCTCAGCAGCCCTGTAGACCCTCAGCTTCTCGAGCTGGAGCTCGAAAGGTGGGGTTTTACAGACGTTGTCGTCATAATGCGAGAAGAGAGGACGAGAAAAGCACGCAGTTCGCGGCTTGAGATACGCGGCCCGGTGAACACTTTGACCGAGATAAAGGAGGGGATGGAAAAAACCGTCAAGCTCCCCGCGTTTACGTTCCTGACGGACACCTCTCTGAGGATAGAACTGGACAGCCCTCAAGAAAAACAGGTCCTGAAAGACCATCTCACGGCACTCGGTGTCACCCGGCTAATCTCTCTGAACGCGCCGTCCGAGTCCTTCTCAATAGAGATGAACCCCTTAAGCGCCAGCAAGGTCCAAGAGAAGATAAGTGACGACATAATTGATACGTTCAAGGACAGTTTTCTCCATGAAAAGACAGGTGTGAGCTTTGAAGACCTGCCGGAGACGGCCGGCGCGGAGGGGTCCGCCACAGAGCCGGAAGCGGCTGAATCCCTGGTGCTTATGACCCCTGGCAAACCCATGATAAAGGAGAGAATAGAGGACATACTCTCAAAAGCGGGCTACGCCGGTGCGCTGGCAGAGACCCTTGAACCGGGAAAGACCTATCGCTCTGTGAAGATCCGTATAAAGACCACAGAGGTTGAGGCGATGAAGGCTGACCTGACCAAGGCCCTTATGGTTACCGATCCGCTGAAGAGGGTGGTAAGTATTGGTTCAACGGTTGCCGGAGAGATGAAGAACAGGGCGGTTTTGGCACTTATATTTGCCTTGTTTGCCATTATCATTTATATATGGATTCGCTTCGGCGAGATCAAGTTCGGCGTTGCCGCGGTCTTAGCCCTTATACATGACGTGCTCTTTGCTATGGGGGCGGTAGCCGTGGCGGGTTGTTATCCCGCTATCTTTGGCGACGTCAAGATGAACCTCGCCATGGTAGCCTCCTTCCTCACGCTCATCGGTTATTCGCTCAACGATACTATTGTGGTTTTCGACAGGATAAGGGAGAACATGGCCGGTAAAAAGACGGTGAGCGAGGAGTTGGTCAATGAAAGCATAAATCAAACCTTGAACCGGACGGTAATAACGTCTGTAACCACGTTCTTCGTGATATCGTCCCTCTATTTCCTGGGCGGTACGGAGATACACGGTTTTGCGTTTGTTATGATGGTTGGTGTGGTGGTTGGTACGTATTCTTCTATATTTGTTGCGAGCCCCGTCCTTGTCTACTGGTCAACGGTAAGGAAGGGCTTTGGTTTTGTGTTTTTAGTTTTGACTGCGCCCCTGTGGATCCCCTGGAAAGTGATTAAGAGCTTACTTGGGGGCGGGAGCAGTATTCGTCCACGCAGGGCGTAG
- a CDS encoding LysM peptidoglycan-binding domain-containing protein: MSTGRKSIIRRWETQVGIGVAVACFAVLGVFLGLKIGSDKPDKAIKTQQTEKASIVKKAPRTKAARPAEVVLKVDKRTLGIPDLGGPGREVSDLPPEAYGEGEPVEAEDALVLYKSNRLKAARHGRPSVVEYLSERRQETVFEEPPAIASSSEEMVAASDMGVSGTAVAEDAVTSAESGVEDKVAAAFPRAHKVRPSDTLMDISKEYYGTVSKWNLIYETNGLSNRDILIVGQELVIPSLDSQAVPQQKPVVKKVSSSGRRGSLGVAHRVQRGDTLRKLAKAYYKDESGWKKISKANKGALKGRETLKPGEVLIIP, encoded by the coding sequence ATGTCTACAGGAAGAAAGAGCATTATCAGAAGATGGGAGACACAGGTAGGAATAGGGGTGGCAGTTGCGTGCTTTGCGGTGCTGGGTGTGTTTCTTGGTCTAAAGATCGGGAGTGATAAGCCGGATAAGGCCATAAAGACGCAGCAGACCGAGAAAGCCTCTATCGTTAAGAAAGCCCCGCGCACCAAAGCGGCCAGACCGGCCGAAGTGGTGCTGAAGGTTGATAAAAGGACTCTAGGGATCCCCGACCTGGGCGGGCCAGGCAGGGAAGTATCAGATTTGCCGCCAGAGGCTTATGGAGAAGGTGAACCTGTTGAGGCGGAAGACGCCCTGGTTCTGTACAAGAGTAACAGGTTGAAAGCGGCGCGGCATGGGCGGCCATCGGTGGTTGAATATTTATCAGAACGAAGGCAGGAAACGGTTTTTGAGGAACCTCCTGCGATAGCGTCTTCTTCTGAGGAGATGGTCGCAGCTAGTGATATGGGAGTAAGCGGCACGGCAGTTGCCGAAGACGCCGTAACGTCGGCGGAGAGTGGCGTCGAGGATAAGGTTGCAGCCGCCTTCCCCAGGGCACATAAGGTCAGGCCCAGTGACACACTGATGGACATCTCAAAAGAGTATTACGGTACCGTATCAAAGTGGAACCTAATCTATGAAACAAACGGCCTGTCGAACAGAGACATATTAATTGTTGGTCAGGAGTTGGTAATCCCGTCCCTGGACTCCCAGGCTGTTCCGCAGCAAAAACCCGTGGTGAAGAAGGTGTCATCCAGCGGCAGGAGAGGTTCATTAGGAGTCGCCCACAGGGTGCAACGCGGCGATACACTGCGGAAGCTGGCCAAGGCATACTACAAAGACGAGTCAGGATGGAAGAAGATTTCCAAGGCGAACAAGGGGGCTCTGAAAGGCCGGGAAACGCTTAAACCAGGGGAGGTGCTTATAATCCCCTGA
- the tgt gene encoding tRNA guanosine(34) transglycosylase Tgt, with protein MRFRVLGTDSRSNARYGEIETGHGTIKTPVFMPVGTQATVKTLTPVQLKELGVEAIICNAYHLSLRPGQQVVKDLGGIHRFMGWDRAIATDSGGYQVFSLKNITRISEEGVEFSSPVAGEPVFFTPEKVMDIQMTLGSDIMMPFDHCVSYPCERDDAKEAMLRTSRWAGRCQAALSARRPGKHALFGIIQGSVFKDLRLESVERLGEMDLDGYAVGGLSVGEGRYLMNEVLDYTIEKLPWDKPRYLMGVGPPADIMDAVEKGVDMFDCVLPTRNGRNGCAFTWSGKIKLFNSVYRNDQRPLDDRCGCYTCRTFSRAYLRHLFFAGEILAMTLVSLHNVYFFQEIMSGAREAILNGTFGSFKNRLVEAQEKENDK; from the coding sequence TTGCGGTTCAGGGTATTAGGGACAGATAGCCGCTCAAATGCGAGATACGGTGAGATAGAAACGGGCCATGGGACAATAAAGACTCCGGTCTTTATGCCCGTTGGGACCCAGGCAACGGTAAAGACGTTAACACCCGTCCAGCTTAAGGAGCTGGGTGTAGAGGCCATTATATGCAATGCGTATCACCTGAGCCTCAGGCCGGGCCAGCAGGTTGTGAAGGATTTGGGTGGTATTCACCGCTTCATGGGCTGGGACAGGGCTATTGCCACCGACAGCGGCGGGTATCAGGTATTTTCCCTGAAAAATATTACCCGGATCTCTGAAGAGGGTGTAGAATTTTCTTCCCCCGTTGCGGGGGAGCCTGTATTCTTCACACCGGAGAAGGTGATGGATATTCAGATGACTCTGGGAAGTGATATAATGATGCCGTTTGACCATTGTGTTTCTTATCCGTGTGAGCGTGACGACGCGAAAGAGGCCATGCTCAGGACCAGTAGATGGGCCGGGAGGTGTCAGGCCGCCTTATCCGCCCGCAGGCCGGGTAAGCACGCCCTTTTTGGTATAATACAGGGCAGTGTATTCAAGGACCTGCGCCTGGAGAGCGTGGAACGCCTGGGTGAAATGGACCTGGACGGCTACGCCGTGGGCGGGCTGAGCGTGGGAGAGGGCCGGTATCTTATGAACGAAGTACTGGATTATACCATAGAAAAGCTCCCGTGGGATAAGCCGCGTTACCTCATGGGTGTGGGTCCGCCGGCAGATATTATGGACGCCGTCGAAAAGGGTGTGGACATGTTTGACTGCGTGCTGCCGACGCGTAACGGCCGAAATGGCTGCGCCTTCACCTGGAGCGGGAAGATAAAGCTCTTTAACAGCGTTTACAGGAACGACCAAAGGCCCCTGGACGACAGATGTGGCTGCTATACGTGCAGGACGTTCTCCCGCGCCTACCTGCGACATCTGTTTTTCGCAGGAGAGATACTGGCTATGACGCTTGTGTCTCTGCATAACGTGTATTTCTTTCAGGAGATAATGTCCGGCGCCCGTGAGGCCATCCTTAACGGAACCTTTGGCAGTTTTAAAAATAGGCTTGTTGAGGCCCAAGAAAAGGAGAACGATAAATGA
- a CDS encoding epoxyqueuosine reductase QueH codes for MRLLLHVCCSPCLCAPLEELKKDSLEIEGFFYNPNIHPLLEFRRRLKSVKVYQESSPVRIHYCEDYGLNEFLETVERYDAPQRCNDCYHMRLTATARHARANGFDAFSTALLFSDRQKHELLKKVGEEVSHREGLPFYYMDYRHLYAESHEMAKKRCLYLQSYCGCVFSEQERYDPTTKYLYKGNLNVRS; via the coding sequence ATGAGACTCCTGCTTCACGTCTGCTGTTCGCCCTGTCTCTGCGCCCCGCTGGAAGAGCTTAAGAAAGACAGCCTGGAGATAGAGGGTTTCTTTTATAACCCGAACATACACCCACTGCTGGAGTTTCGCCGGAGATTGAAGTCGGTTAAGGTATACCAGGAATCATCGCCCGTGCGTATTCATTACTGTGAAGATTACGGGCTGAATGAGTTCCTCGAAACGGTTGAGCGTTATGATGCGCCACAGAGGTGCAATGATTGTTACCACATGAGGCTTACTGCCACGGCCAGGCATGCGCGCGCCAACGGCTTCGACGCCTTCAGCACCGCGCTGCTCTTCAGTGACAGGCAGAAGCACGAACTCCTGAAAAAGGTCGGAGAAGAAGTCTCACACAGGGAGGGATTACCATTTTATTATATGGACTATCGCCACCTCTACGCTGAAAGCCACGAGATGGCAAAAAAGAGGTGTCTTTACCTGCAGTCTTATTGCGGATGTGTGTTTAGCGAACAAGAACGCTACGATCCCACCACTAAATATCTTTACAAGGGGAATCTGAACGTCCGGTCATGA
- a CDS encoding PQQ-binding-like beta-propeller repeat protein has protein sequence MGNAMVRRMLRLCCLTGFVLALSGGAYELRAQVMSSPFPLFKHDLQHTGRSKHKGAQTANCKWTYPSNDQIVSSPVVSDSGIIYFGSLDGNLYAVKPDGHTKWFFTTRSDIFSTPAIDTAGTIYVGTSGNFLYAIGKDMKQRWKFRTGGAILSSPNIGPDGTIYIGSMDGKLYAITSDGVTRWTYQTGDSIAVSSPAVASNGTIYVGSRDRKLHAVDAKTGKKKWVFLAGDKVDSAPSVGDDGTVYFGANNGILYALDPNGKQQWKYETGSWIYASPSIGADGTIYFGAKDGKIYALDKDGKLKWSFSTGDGVSSSSAIGSDGTIYVGSWDSKLYAIDPDGKLKWSYDTGASIASSPAIASDGTVYVGCDSGTLYAFGE, from the coding sequence ATGGGAAATGCTATGGTAAGGAGGATGCTGCGCCTTTGCTGTTTAACGGGCTTTGTTCTGGCCCTGAGTGGAGGCGCCTACGAACTCAGGGCACAGGTTATGAGCAGTCCGTTTCCTTTGTTCAAGCATGACCTGCAACATACAGGGAGGAGTAAACACAAAGGCGCTCAAACTGCAAACTGCAAGTGGACGTATCCGTCAAATGACCAGATCGTCTCTTCGCCTGTTGTGAGCGATAGCGGAATAATCTATTTTGGGAGCCTGGACGGGAACCTGTACGCGGTAAAACCTGACGGGCATACCAAGTGGTTCTTTACCACGAGGAGCGACATCTTTTCCACACCCGCCATTGACACTGCCGGCACGATATACGTGGGCACCAGCGGCAACTTCCTGTATGCCATCGGGAAGGACATGAAGCAGAGATGGAAGTTCAGGACCGGGGGGGCCATCCTGTCGTCTCCAAACATAGGCCCGGACGGGACCATCTACATAGGGAGTATGGACGGCAAGCTCTACGCCATAACCTCTGACGGGGTCACCCGGTGGACTTATCAGACCGGTGACAGCATAGCGGTTTCCTCTCCAGCCGTGGCCTCAAACGGTACCATTTACGTGGGCTCCAGAGACAGGAAGCTCCATGCCGTAGACGCGAAAACCGGAAAAAAGAAGTGGGTCTTCCTCGCAGGCGACAAGGTCGATTCCGCACCATCTGTCGGGGATGACGGCACCGTATATTTCGGCGCCAATAACGGGATACTGTACGCCCTGGACCCGAACGGTAAACAGCAGTGGAAGTATGAGACGGGGTCCTGGATATACGCCTCCCCCTCCATAGGTGCTGACGGCACGATTTATTTTGGGGCGAAGGACGGCAAGATTTACGCATTGGACAAGGACGGCAAGCTGAAGTGGAGCTTTTCTACCGGAGACGGCGTGAGTTCTTCCTCGGCCATAGGTTCTGACGGGACGATATACGTCGGTTCGTGGGACAGCAAGCTCTATGCCATCGACCCTGACGGCAAACTCAAATGGAGCTACGACACGGGCGCCTCCATAGCCAGTTCACCGGCAATCGCCTCCGACGGCACCGTCTACGTGGGATGCGATAGCGGCACGCTGTACGCGTTCGGGGAGTAG